A genome region from Anastrepha ludens isolate Willacy chromosome 3, idAnaLude1.1, whole genome shotgun sequence includes the following:
- the LOC128858371 gene encoding uncharacterized protein LOC128858371: MMENITESWTYYVYVLLTLVPVYLAFQLIKFLGWELFVNN; encoded by the coding sequence ATGATGGAAAATATTACCGAAAGTTGGACCTATTACGTGTACGTGCTGCTGACACTGGTTCCAGTCTATTTGGCATTtcaattaattaagtttttggGCTGGGAATTGTTTGTCAACAACTGA